The DNA window TAGTTCTAAGTGTTGGAGCATTAGACATGGTGAACTTTGGTGCGAAAGATACCATACCTCAGGAATTTCAGCAGAGAAATATATATGAGCATAATAAGCAGGTGAGTAATCTATTTGACTAGGATGTTTGGCTTACAACTAGGCATATTTTTGCATTATCAATATTTTGCTTTAGTTTCATGCCAGTATTGGGACTTATTTTAGAAAACACAGAAGAATCTTACCTTAGATGGTTTAAACATGTGCTGCTAAGGCATATAAGCACTACTAAGAAGAGTAGATTAAATGAAGGGTAGCTGAAAAGATAGAGATTGATGGAGAGTGGAGACAAATAAAATCATATAGGCAAAATTTAGATTCTAAATGGCTTTATATTAGACATCATTTATGATAAAACATTATGGCATCATTTGATTCATGGAATAAAACCTATCTAGAAGGTCAAGTTCTGCTGCTGTAATGTTTTGTCCGTCATCTTAACACATGTTGAATTTGGCCATGAATTTCCTACTATCGAATCCTACCAAAGCACCGTAGTCTTAATGGTAATTTTATGCTTCACAATTGTCATAATTGCTGCACTTAAGCTAAAATACTAAATTCTGTCAAGTTCAGGTTTCACTCATGCGAACAACTGTAGAGGAGAACAAAAAGTTTGCTGATTTCATTGCAAATAAACTGAACAATTCATCATCTAAAATCCGTGTTTGCCTCCCAGAAAAGGGTATATCTGCTTTAGATGCACCAGGGAAGCCTTTTCATGACCCGAAGGCAACGGGTACTCTTCTTAATGAACTACAAAGGCTTGTTCAGACAAATAATGATCGTAAGGTACTATAATTGCTCAATAACTACGTTTATTAAAACTATACGCTTCAATTTAGcatggactttattttatttatctattattgATATCAGGATTTGCGAAATTTGAAAGTTATGAATTTTTCAGGTAAAAGTGTATCCCCATCATATTAATGACCTTGAGTTTGCAAATGCATTAGTTGATGCATTTTTGGAGATTAATGAGAGTTCTACTAAAGATTCTACTCATAAACAAGTAGCCAGTCCTGAATCCATTGATCACTTTCGTAAAGATGATGATGCTTCAAATGCATCAAGTTTTAGGAACATTGGCTATGCGCCTAGTGAATTCCCAGATGCAAAACCAGGTTCTCATTCAATTTGCTTAATGTTTCTATTCTTCCCAAACGTTTGGTAATTGAAGTTCTAGATGTGCACATATACTATGTTTGTACTGGTTTGGCCTTACAAAACAATGTGTGTACTTTGCTGGATTTGTAGCAATGTGTGGCATTTGGCAATGAAGAATTAAATTTACAACTTttcaatgttatttttttgCATGATACTCTTAATCTGCGCTGGCCTAAAAATGTTTCACCTAAAAATGTTACCCGTTTATGCTGAATTGCGCAGAAATAAGTTGGTCTCAGTTTACTTTAGGTAAAAAGTGTCTCTTTACGCCTGATGCATTTACCATTTATACTGGCAGAAACTTTGGAGAAAACACGCTTTATATTGCAGCAATTAAAATCTCAAATAGATAAAGGAATACCTATAATCGGAGCTGGTGCTGGGACAGGCATATCTGCCAAGTTTGAAGAAGCTGGAGGTGTTGATCTGATAGTGCTGTACAACTCAGGGCGCTTCCGGATGGCAGGGAGAGGCTCATTAGCTGGGCTTTTACCTTTCGCCGATGCTAATGCTGTTGTGCTTGACATGGCTAATGAAGTTTTGCCAGTATGCCTATACTTTTACTTGTTCAATGAGATCCTACAACATTTTCCTACTGTTAACTTCCTTTCAAGCTGTTTTGATATCAGTTCTCTGATTTTTCCTTCGTACTGTTCAATTTATCTTGATTATTATGCTTTGTCTAAATAACTGGTGTAACCTTTTTGGCAAAGAATTCGGTATCCCTCTCTAAGGCAAGGCTACAaatgacattttcaaaaataattatgatttgaacctcatctttttttttttacatctgAAATTACGAAATTTTTTTAAGCCAATCCTTGTTCCCACTCTACTGAATTGCATAGAAAACAACCTACATGACTAAACCAAGAACTCATCATGATTCATGGCAGCAATGTGCTCAAAGAAATCCAAATCAACTCGAAATTGGCAAAGACAAtgctcttcattttcttcttcctcttccactCCCTAACCTAGTGCTCCTCTTCCAAAAACAATTAATTCATTCCATGCATATTGTGTTGTGTACTATACAATTCAATTTGTAACTTTATTGATTGTTATGTGTCTCCCCGTGTTGATGCTCAGTTTGTTCTTGTCCATCATGAACTAGGTGTTATAATCCCTAGTAAATAGGTAGAGTTAGATGAAATTGAATTCTCTTAATTGCTATGTAGCAAATGCAAGGACTACGAAGGACATGGTAAAAGTGTAGCAAGAGGGCCTGTGAAATCTGGCTTTAGGAGTTCATAAGAgagatttcttcttcttttagcCATTGCTTTAGTCCGAGCTTGTGGGTTGGTGTCTCTGCGATTTGGTGGAATGGAAACAAAAGTTGGGCTCAGAAAGAAAATATCAGAAATTTAAGagcaattttataatttcagaTAAAAGAAAGTGAGGGTTCagatcaaaattatttttaaaaaggttACCTGTAGCCTCTTCTTAGAGAATGCTACTAAACTTTTTGCCAACTTTCTTATGGAAAGAATTTGTCATTTTATTTCATCTTTTGTAATAAATAAAATCCTTTTTTGAAGTTAGTGTTGTGTCCGTTTCTCCAGCACTCTGTCTAACATGCTGATCTTTGGTATTTCAGGTGGTAAAGAAGGTACCGGTTCTTGCTGGAGTTTGTGCAACTGATCCTTTCCGTCGAATGGATTTCTTCCTTAAACAGGTGGAGTCTACTGGATTTTCTGGGGTGCAAAATTTTCCAACAGTTGGGTTATTCGATGGAAATTTCAGACAAAATCTTGAAGAAACTGGAATGGGATATAGGTAAGTgttaatttaataaaagaaatttttatcaGTGTTAATTGAACTGAATCATATCTTACAACTTTTGTTATGTTACCTCATTAGCTTGGAAGTTGAGATGATCCAAAAAGGTCATAAAATGGGTCTCTTGACAACCCCATATGCATTCAATCAACATGAAGCTGCCGAAATGGCTAAAGTTGGTGCTGATATTATAGTGGCCCATATGGGTCTAACTACAACGGGATCAATCGGTGCAAAAACTGCTGTTTCACTGGAGGAAAGTGTGGTTCGTGTACAAGCTATTGCAGATGCTGCACATAGGATCAATCCCAATGCAATTGTGCTGTGCCATGGAGGTATGTACATCACCTAGaaattcttttgtttgagtATTGTGAATTATTAGAAAGTACTTTTCACTGATCAATTGTTATTCTTTGGAGCTAGTGGTAAAGTGAACAATACTTTGAATTAGACAACTGAAGAAATGCATGTTAAATAAGAATAACTGAAAGTGAGAATTGGAGTGAGGGTCCGAGGGATGCCGGATGAATCTGGGGTTGAAAATGGAGTTGCCCGAGttgatgaaataaaataatgtgtTTACAACTTTAACCTTATAGAAGTCTGGTTGGAAATTTGAATACAATGACAAAATTGGAAACAAAAGTTGGACACCAAGTTCATGGAATCCCCCTTTTTAATAGCAGATGTGTGCCTAAGTGTTCGTTTGTgagttggggttttggagagaAATGAAGGGAAAAAGAATCTGTGTTAAATTTTGAACTTTTTTGCTACAAAGTACAAACCCCACATTTCCCTCCTTTCCCTCCCCTCCAAAATCCCAACTCACAAACGACACTGTAGAGATGGTCCTAGATGTCTTGAGACCGAAGAGTTTTACGGAGTGGGGGTTGAGGGTGTGGAACTGAagacaagaaaaggaaagacaTAGTTATAAAACTTAGAAGGTGACCCTAAGTGAGGAAATATGACCTCAAGATTCTGGTAATACAGTTGTGAATATTGGAATTAAATATAGCTTTCCAAGAAAGCTTCAGAATCAAGGAAGAAAGGTCAAACTCGAGTGTTGGAAGGTAAATTCAGAGTGTGCAGCATATTGCACAAGAATAATGTACCATAATGAGAATGCCCACTACTATTCTCTATTTTCTGAACATTATGTTctgttttttgtgattttttagtgGAGTTCTGATTAACGTACTGGGATATGCAGGTCCAATAT is part of the Arachis duranensis cultivar V14167 chromosome 1, aradu.V14167.gnm2.J7QH, whole genome shotgun sequence genome and encodes:
- the LOC107477433 gene encoding toMV susceptible protein tm-1(GCR26), yielding MPHHPTTLRVFCVGTLDTKFHELRFLYNSLRSNLQRFSTHLSSKVEVVVVDVSAGPEEPKSIQDFTFVSRSEVLSCCGGSNAYESDRGKAVARMCHGLEQFLKNSQNDKEGVAVAGVIGIGGSGGTSILSSPFRSLPIGVPKVIVSTVASGQTEPYVGTSDLVLFPSIVDIAGVNSVSKVILSNAAAAFAGMVVGRAIQSLEDSSSVGDKPTVGITMFGVTTPCVNAVKDRLNKEGYESLVFHATGVGGRAMENLVREGFIQGVFDITTTEVADYIVGGIMACDSSRFDAISEKKVPLVLSVGALDMVNFGAKDTIPQEFQQRNIYEHNKQVSLMRTTVEENKKFADFIANKLNNSSSKIRVCLPEKGISALDAPGKPFHDPKATGTLLNELQRLVQTNNDRKVKVYPHHINDLEFANALVDAFLEINESSTKDSTHKQVASPESIDHFRKDDDASNASSFRNIGYAPSEFPDAKPETLEKTRFILQQLKSQIDKGIPIIGAGAGTGISAKFEEAGGVDLIVLYNSGRFRMAGRGSLAGLLPFADANAVVLDMANEVLPVVKKVPVLAGVCATDPFRRMDFFLKQVESTGFSGVQNFPTVGLFDGNFRQNLEETGMGYSLEVEMIQKGHKMGLLTTPYAFNQHEAAEMAKVGADIIVAHMGLTTTGSIGAKTAVSLEESVVRVQAIADAAHRINPNAIVLCHGGPISGPKEAEFILKRTKGVHGFYGASSMERLPVEQAITSTVKEYKAISIS